The proteins below are encoded in one region of Triticum aestivum cultivar Chinese Spring chromosome 1B, IWGSC CS RefSeq v2.1, whole genome shotgun sequence:
- the LOC123117381 gene encoding uncharacterized protein codes for MPRPHPTPLSATTPATRAFLLLCPSHEHQVRPSLLSRSIVDPAIFPRAPLPTALAPRVKWPCRRSPPATQPVATSWDQADGLLLLTQRRPPEAALQPGFSRGHASCESRRPAGGLLPRLHTVVLPLPLIHRRPSPTASPVPSSPLLVLASHCTAGQLEYVASDSKSPASPPDEVQLSLKLMLFTIAWL; via the exons ATGCCCCGGCCTCACCCAACTCCTCTTTCGGCGACGACCCCTGCCACGCGCGCCTTCTTGCTGCTCTGCCCCAGCCACGAGCACCAGGTCCGGCCGTCCCTTCTTTCCCGGAGCATCGTCGACCCCGCCATCTTCCCCAGAGCGCCCCTGCCCACCGCCCTCGCCCCACGGGTCAAGTGGCCCTGCCGCCGGTCTCCTCCTGCAACCCAACCGGTGGCCACCTCCTGGGACCAAGCCGATGGTCTCCTCCTGCTAACCCAGCGTCGGCCTCCCGAGGCAGCCCTACAGCCAGGCTTCTCCCGCGGCCACGCGTCATGCGAATCTCGTAGACCTGCCGGCGGTCTTCTCCCAAGGTTGCACACCGTCGTCCTCCCGCTGCCCCTGATCCACCGTCGGCCTTCTCCCACAGCTTCTCCCGTGCCCTCTTCGCCACTGCTAGTGCTGGCTTCACATTGCACAGCAGGTCAACTCGAGTACGTGG CGTCAGATTCAAAAAGTCCAGCTTCGCCCCCGGATGAAGTTCAGTTATCACTGAAGCTTATGTTATTCACAATCGCGTGGCTTTAG
- the LOC123117391 gene encoding putative zinc transporter At3g08650 produces the protein MDRKVGVVLVCLLFLLIGEVSAVAQTEVGHVRVTQEAPDLKLEDAGRHDVSQSGRVSVYVVAWSTLAMAAATGLGALPFFFLELEAQWAGLCNGLAAGVMLAASFDLVQEGQMYGSGSWVVFGILSGGIFIWLCKKILEQHGEVSMLDIKGADASKVILVVGIMTLHSFGEGSGVGVSFVGSKGLSQGLLVTVAIAVHNIPEGLAVSMVLSSRGVSPQKAMLWSIITSLPQPIVAVPAFLCADAFQKVLPFCTGFAAGCMIWIVIAEVLPDAFKEATPSQVASAGTLAVAFMETLSTVLQGFTDGHGLEDTSGFLVSLVFGLGPLFGGIILVAFSLAFNMPHPLLTGVASGIAFRLASWRPLQLVMSLKMGLFTTLFLLLGGSVFYHLVEASILMVAKHNKSSVNVITSSSRLSLSVLTQQSLLACGCVFLHAYAEGLALGVAARKASGLGRYMVLPVSLHGLPRGAAVASCVYGATDSWRGALAAAALTGFAGPSAAIGAILAKIGYDGLDYWMVIACGALIPSFGRVFRRSLRLDARKSVCGILIGFGFAWVCLMSTRFICLHTPYCNSAPEAVT, from the exons ATGGATAGAAAAGTCGGAGTGGTTTTAGTCTGCCTGCTCTTCCTACTCATTGGGGAAGTTTCGGCGGTTGCCCAGACCGAGGTTGGTCATGTGCGTGTAACACAGGAGGCACCAGATCTGAAGCTAGAGGATGCTGGTAGACATGATGTGTCCCAAAGTGGAAGGGTGTCGGTGTATGTTGTTGCATGGTCGACGCTTGCGATGGCTGCAGCAACAGGGTTGGGAGCACTTCCCTTCTTTTTCCTGGAGCTAGAGGCCCAATGGGCAGGCCTTTGCAATGGGTTGGCAGCTGGGGTGATGTTGGCAGCAAGTTTTGATCTTGTGCAGGAAGGGCAGATGTACGGCAGTGGGAGTTGGGTTGTTTTTGGGATTTTGAGTGGAGGGATCTTTATTTGGCTTTGCAAGAAG ATTCTTGAGCAACATGGAGAAGTAAGTATGTTGGATATAAAAGGTGCAGATGCAAGTAAAGTTATTCTTGTTGTTGGAATAATGACACTCCATTCTTTTGGCGAGGGTTCTGGTGTTGGTGTTTCCTTTGTTGGGTCAAAAGGATTATCTCAAGGTCTTTTAGTTACTGTAGCTATAGCAGTGCACAACATACCTGAAGGCCTGGCTGTAAGCATGGTACTATCATCTAGGGGTGTCTCCCCACAAAAAGCAATGCTATGGAGTATCATAACATCTTTACCACAG CCAATTGTTGCTGTGCCTGCATTCCTTTGTGCCGATGCATTTCAGAAGGTGCTTCCTTTCTGTACTGGTTTTGCTGCAGGGTGCATGATATGGATTGTTATTGCAGAGGTTCTTCCTGATGCTTTTAAG GAAGCGACTCCATCTCAAGTAGCCTCTGCTGGAACACTTGCTGTTGCTTTTATGGAAACATTAAGTACCGTGCTTCAGGGATTCACGGATGGCCACGG CTTGGAAGATACATCAGGCTTTTTGGTATCACTTGTATTTGGTCTTGGTCCACTTTTTGGAGGAATTATACTTGTCGCGTTCTCGCTTGCCTTCAACATGCCACACCCTCTTCTTACTGGTGTAGCATCTGGCATTGCCTTCCGTCTTGCTTCATGGAGGCCATTGCAACTTGTGATGTCCTTAAAGATGGGTCTCTTCACCACCTTGTTCCTCCTGCTAGGAGGTTCCGTCTTCTACCATCTCGTGGAAGCAAGCATCCTTATGGTTGCTAAACACAATAAATCATCCGTCAATGTCATTACATCTTCCAGCAGGCTCTCTCTTAGTGTCCTCACACAGCAATCGCTCCTTGCTTGCGGTTGCGTCTTCCTTCACGCCTACGCCGAAGGGCTTGCACTTGGTGTGGCGGCACGCAAGGCATCTGGTCTAGGCCGCTACATGGTTCTTCCAGTCTCTCTTCACGGCCTACCACGGGGTGCTGCTGTTGCTAGTTGTGTATATGGTGCCACTGATAGCTGGCGAGGAGCCTTGGCAGCTGCAGCTCTGACCGGGTTTGCGGGACCAAGCGCGGCCATCGGTGCAATCCTTGCGAAGATTGGCTATGATGGACTGGACTATTGGATGGTGATTGCATGCGGGGCTTTGATCCCAAGCTTTGGCCGTGTCTTCAGACGCTCGTTGCGGCTGGACGCGAGGAAGAGCGTCTGCGGGATCCTGATAGGTTTTGGTTTTGCTTGGGTGTGTTTGATGTCCACCAGATTCATCTGCTTGCACACCCCTTACTGCAATTCAGCTCCAGAAGCGGTCACATGA